The following coding sequences lie in one Miscanthus floridulus cultivar M001 chromosome 9, ASM1932011v1, whole genome shotgun sequence genomic window:
- the LOC136482077 gene encoding ER lumen protein-retaining receptor-like gives MNVFRLAGDMTHLLSVVVLLLKIHTIKSCAGISLKTQELYAVVFAARYLDMFVHFVSLYNTVMKLVFLASSFSIVWYMKRHKIVRRTYDKDHDTFRHYVLVLPCLLLALLINEKFTFREVMWAFSIYLEAVAIFPQLVLLQRTRNIDNLTGQYVFFLGAYRVLYILNWIYRYFTEPHFVHWISWVAGIVQTLLYADFFYYYIMSWKNNVKLELPA, from the exons ATGAACGTGTTCCGGCTGGCGGGGGACATGACCCACCTGCTCAGCGTGGTGGTGCTGCTCCTCAAGATCCACACCATCAAGTCGTGCGCAG GCATATCTCTGAAGACGCAGGAGCTGTATGCAGTTGTTTTTGCAGCCCGCTATCTGGACATGTTTGTTCATTTTGTGTCTCTGTATAACACTGTCATGAAGCTGGTCTTCTTGGCAAGTTCTTTCTCGATAGTTTGGTACATGAAGCGGCATAAGATTGTGCGGAGGACCTATGACAAGGATCATGACACCTTTCGCCATTACGTTTTAGTGTTGCCTTGTCTTCTTCTGGCTCTCCTCATTAATGAGAAGTTTACTTTTAGAGAG GTGATGTGGGCATTCTCCATTTATTTGGAAGCTGTCGCGATATTTCCACAACTTGTTTTGCTACAGCGGACAAGGAATATTGACAACCTGACTGGCCAATATGTCTTCTTCTTGGG TGCCTACCGCGTGCTTTATATCCTTAACTGGATTTACCGATACTTCACTGAGCCCCATTTTGTCCACTGGATAA GTTGGGTGGCAGGAATAGTGCAAACTCTGTTGTATGCTGACTTCTTCTATTATTACATAATGAG CTGGAAGAACAATGTGAAGCTAGAGCTGCCAGCTTAA
- the LOC136482078 gene encoding uncharacterized protein, with product MTPISEQQPNEEPETQSSPSRNSPVPTVIRDAENANQEQQQQAARRERDFLAGIRKLFKSFKNLSHIFEIYKDEDEEEDDDDTSIEIGLPTDVQHVVHIGLDGSTKLSNLRGLEGARELFSLSNLTTIEQFELAMASLAASGKERNGVLDRVPPN from the exons ATGACACCGATCAGCGAGCAGCAACCCAACGAGGAGCCTGAAACACAATCTTCACCAAGCCGTAATTCTCCAGTTCCAA CGGTAATCAGGGATGCAGAGAATGCCAACCAGGAGCAACAACAACAGGCTGCGAGGCGGGAGCGGGACTTCCTCGCAGGGATCAGGAAGCTCTTCAAGAGCTTCAAGAACCTCTCCCATATCTTCGAGATATacaaggacgaggatgaggaggaggacgatgatgacACAAGTATCGAGATCGGGCTTCCAACGGATGTGCAGCACGTGGTGCACATAGGCCTAGACGGATCCACCAAATTGTCAAACCTAAGGGGCCTAGAGGGGGCCAGGGAGCTGTTCTCCCTCTCCAACCTCACCACCATCGAGCAGTTTGAGCTCGCCATGGCCTCGCTGGCTGCTAGTGGCAAAGAGCGAAATGGGGTGTTAGATAGAGTTCCCCCTAACTAA